Sequence from the Aquimarina sp. Aq107 genome:
TACTAGATGAAGTTGTTGCTATTTCGTCTAGATACATCATTAGATCTCCGTCTTTATTAATAAGCAGAAGTTGTTCAGATCCAGCACCAAAACGTACAATAGCAGCCGCATTTATTCTATCAAACATAGGATTTTCTTGCGTACCTAATGCCGTTATATTCTGTACATCAGCATTGTCCATTCTTCCTGCATTATCAAATAGACTTTGCATAAATATCGAAGACCCACTTGCAAAAACCAGTGATGAAGTTCTATTGTTAACACCCATAGATAATGGCAAACCAGCTCCTGCTACAATTCCATCTCCAGGAAAACCGAATGGAGAGTTAGCGTCACTTAAGATGTCTTGAATAAGTTCAGTACTAGAAAAATAAACGCCTATTGGGTTTGTATCATTAATTTCAAAATTACCATTTATAAAGAATCGTTGCGAAACAAGGCCTCCTAAATCTGTCAGCACTACTGTGGTATTGTCAAAGTTTCTTGATTCTTCTGCAATTTTAAAACCAGCACCCACATTATCTAAACCACTCACTCCTAGAGGTCCATTAGGGTCATTGTGATCAAACACACCTAGTACTGTTCCTGATCCTACATCGTAAATAGCATATTTAACACCAGTTCCATTGTATACAGCAATAACAGTATCCTTTATATTAAAAGCAGCTCCTATTTTGTCGTCTTGTCCAAAAATATCTACTAAATTTTGGTATCCTGATAGTGGCAATTGGCCTTTTAATTCACAAGTAGTTCTACCAAACTCTGTTGCTAGATTTACTCCCACGATTTGATCAGGGCGCTCGACACTTCTTACTACATATGAAATAGGTAATGCAAAGCGCAAGTCAGAAGTTTCTCCTAATGCTGAAGCAATATTTTGAATATTGGTTTCGCCAATCAACTCAAAAGCACCACTAGAAGGCCCTCCATATGCAATGACTTTTATTTTTAAGTCATTTAAGCTTTCCACTGAGGAAACATCCAAGCCAGCAGAAGCATTAACTGCCAGACCGCTAAAACTTGCATTAATACTTGCATCCATTTCCTGACGAGAAGAAGTTGATTCTATCAACATATAAAAAACACGTCCAAAAGTCACAGAGGAAATAAAAGTTGCC
This genomic interval carries:
- a CDS encoding thiol-activated cytolysin family protein, with amino-acid sequence MKKLITLFIKLNTLFFLCITFGCSNDDSSGQEDPIVGEQPLTYEGVFAIGEEIPPFDDERVENIVSVEETAVDEDNGDGTTSRFVCVTETIDLKDGTGEFNLFDTNAEVIFPGNLLQGKTLSEPTPSPIVVERAGGTISVNINNGNLQSSAEVDEVKRSTIQDAINQIISTSGEEAPANFTVDIEQVESEEQLAIELGVSIRAFRVNVSSNFSFSTEKEFNRTLVKLDQSMYTMSFDLPTDIGQIFDESVTPEDLAPFVQPDNPATFISSVTFGRVFYMLIESTSSRQEMDASINASFSGLAVNASAGLDVSSVESLNDLKIKVIAYGGPSSGAFELIGETNIQNIASALGETSDLRFALPISYVVRSVERPDQIVGVNLATEFGRTTCELKGQLPLSGYQNLVDIFGQDDKIGAAFNIKDTVIAVYNGTGVKYAIYDVGSGTVLGVFDHNDPNGPLGVSGLDNVGAGFKIAEESRNFDNTTVVLTDLGGLVSQRFFINGNFEINDTNPIGVYFSSTELIQDILSDANSPFGFPGDGIVAGAGLPLSMGVNNRTSSLVFASGSSIFMQSLFDNAGRMDNADVQNITALGTQENPMFDRINAAAIVRFGAGSEQLLLINKDGDLMMYLDEIATTSSSNSVFRIITDRNFRANYSGIRVLQ